ACGGTGGAGATAATTGCGGAAGGACCGGGGGACGTTTTGGAAAGATTGATCGAATGGTCCCACCATGGCCCACCCGCGGCGATTGTGGAAACAGTGGATGTCTCCATGGCAGCGGCGACAGGTGAATTTTCCGGGTTCGAGGTCCGATTCGGATATTAATCTGCCCGGATTCATCCTGTTTTGGTATCCTATGGACAGGAAGCTGGACCGGAACCGACCTGAAGGGGATGGCATGAAATATCTCACCGCGCTCAGAAAAGACGTAAGATCCCGCGTGGAACTCATCGAAAAAGCCGATATCGTGGTGGGTATTCCATCCTACAACAACCAGAGTACAATCGGGAACGTGGTGCTGCAGGTCAGCCGTGGGCTAAACCGGTACTATCCCGACAAGAGGGTCGTCATTATCGTATCTGACGGCGGCTCGGTGGATGACTCCCGGGAGGAGGCGGAAACTGTTCGGGTTCACCCCTATCAGGAAAAGATTATCACTATCTACCGTGGGGTCCCGGGCAAGGGATCGGCATTAAGGGCGGTTCTGGAGATCTCCAAATTTCTCCAGGCAAAGGCATGCCTGGTGGTGGATTCGGACCTGCGCAGCATCACTCCCCAGTGGATACGGAACCTTCTCTGTCCCATTATCGAGGACAAGTACCAATTCGTGGCCCCTTACTATAAGAGGTTCAA
This region of bacterium BMS3Abin14 genomic DNA includes:
- the yccX gene encoding acylphosphatase, which gives rise to MIVHGRVHAVAFRASTVREASGMGLAGIVRNLTDGTVEIIAEGPGDVLERLIEWSHHGPPAAIVETVDVSMAAATGEFSGFEVRFGY